In Cicer arietinum cultivar CDC Frontier isolate Library 1 chromosome 1, Cicar.CDCFrontier_v2.0, whole genome shotgun sequence, one DNA window encodes the following:
- the LOC101494098 gene encoding ABC transporter G family member 36, with amino-acid sequence MDGNLSRSISRSSWRMEGVFGSGRYSRRTSNVDEDEEALKWAAIEKLPTYDRLRTSILQTYAEEYYGDEAHPNRVQHREVDVRKLDVNERQQFIDKIFKVAEEDNEKHLLKFRNRIDKVGIKLPTVEVTFKNVSVEADSYVGSRALPTLPNVALNMLESALRVFGITTAKRTNLTILQNVSGIIKPSRMTLLLGPPSSGKTTLLLALAGKLDPDLKVEGEICYNGYKLNEFVPRKTSAYISQNDVHLGEMTVKETLDFSARCQGVGTRYDLLAELGRREKNAGIFPEAELDLFMKATAMEGTESSLITDYTLKILGLDICRDTIVGDEMRRGISGGQKKRVTTGEMIVGPTKTLFMDEISTGLDSSTTYQIVKCLQQIVHLTEATIFMSLLQPAPETFDLFDDIVLISEGQIVYQGPRHHVLPFFQSCGFKCPDRKGTADFLQEVTSRKDQEQYWANRDIQYRYITVTEFANKFKEFHIGTQLQNELSIPFDKSTSHRASLVFKKYTVPTMGLLKACWDKEWLLIKRNSFVYIFKTVQICIIAVISATVFLRSEMHRRNEEDAAVYIGAILFTMIMNMFNGFSELPLTIARLPVFYKHRDHLFHPPWTYTLPNFFLRIPISIFEAIVWVLITYYTIGFAPEASRFFKHLLLVFLVQQMAAGMFRVISGVCRTMIISNTGGSLVLLLVFLLGGFILPKRDIPNWWVWGYWISPLSYAFNAFAVNEMLAPRWSKPSSDGSTSLGVATLNNFDVFNDKQWYWIGASALLCFAILYNVLFTFALMYLNPVGKKQAIISEEKASKMEGDGNNTSKYESSGIRSDDRILESANGVAPKRGMVLPFRPLAMSFDCVNYYVDMPAEMKEQGVTNDRLQLLREVTGAFRPGVLTALMGVSGAGKTTLMDVLAGRKTGGYIEGDFRISGFPKNQETFARISGYCEQTDIHSPQVTVRESVIYSAFLRLSREVNKEEKMRFVDEVMDLVELNNLRDAIVGLPGVTGLSTEQRKRLTIAVELVANPSIIFMDEPTSGLDARAAAIVMRTVRNTVDTGRTVVCTIHQPSIDIFEAFDELLLLKRGGQVIYSGPLGRNSHKIIEYFEEIPGVSKIKDKYNPATWMLEVSSTASEVRLGMDFAEYYKTSSLYQRNKALVSELSTSPIGAKDLYFTTQFSQSTWGQFKSCIWKQWLTYWRSPDYNLVRIFFTLAAALMVGTVFWRVGKKRDSSADLNMIIGALYGSVFFVGVNNCQTVQPVVSVERTVFYRERAAGMYSALPYAIAQVVCEIPYVFFETICFSFIVYSMVGFEWKVEKVLWFFFVSFFSFLYFTYYGMMTVSITPNHQVASIFGAAFYGLFNLFSGFFIPRPKIPKWWVWYYWICPMAWTVYGLIVSQYRDVTKGINVPGESHEIPINKYIEEHYGFKNDFMGTVAAVLIAFAVFFAFVFAFCIKALNFQTR; translated from the exons ATGGATGGCAATTTAAGTAGAAGCATAAGTAGGTCAAGTTGGAGAATGGAAGGAGTGTTTGGTAGTGGAAGGTATTCTAGAAGAACTTCTAatgttgatgaagatgaagaagctcTTAAATGGGCTGCAATAGAGAAGTTACCTACTTATGATAGGCTAAGGACAAGTATCCTTCAAACTTATGCTGAAGAATATTATGGAGATGAAGCTCATCCAAACAGAGTACAACATAGGGAAGTCGATGTTAGGAAGTTAGATGTCAATGAAAGACAACAATTTATAGACAAAATATTTAAGGTTGCTGAAGAAGACAATGAAAAACATTTGCTCAAGTTCAGAAACAGAATTGATAA GGTTGGTATCAAACTCCCAACAGTAGAGGTGACGTTTAAAAATGTGAGTGTTGAGGCTGATTCATATGTTGGCAGCAGAGCTCTACCAACCTTACCAAACGTTGCATTGAACATGCTTGAATCTGCTCTACGCGTTTTTGGTATTACTACTGCTAAGAGAACAAATCTCACTATTCTTCAAAATGTCTCTGGCATTATTAAACCTTCTAG GATGACCCTTTTGCTAGGTCCCCCTTCATCAGGGAAAACGACCCTTTTGCTAGCATTGGCTGGAAAATTGGACCCCGATTTGAAA GTAGAAGGAGAAATATGTTACAACGGTTACAAGCTTAACGAATTTGTCCCTAGAAAGACTTCAGCCTATATTAGCCAAAATGATGTACATCTTGGAGAAATGACTGTTAAAGAAACTTTGGATTTCTCTGCTAGATGCCAAGGAGTTGGGACACGATATg ACCTATTGGCCGAGCTTGGTCGAAGAGAAAAAAATGCAGGCATATTTCCAGAGGCAGAACTTGACCTTTTCATGAAG GCTACTGCAATGGAAGGAACAGAAAGTAGTCTCATTACTGACTATACTCTCAAA ATATTGGGGCTTGATATATGCAGAGATACCATTGTTGGTGATGAAATGAGAAGAGGCATTTCTGGTGGTCAAAAGAAGCGTGTAACAACTG GTGAGATGATTGTTGGGCCCACAAAAACATTGTTTATGGATGAGATATCAACGGGGCTTGATAGTTCCACAACATATCAGATAGTGAAATGTTTGCAACAAATTGTACACCTCACTGAAGCAACCATCTTCATGTCTCTACTTCAACCTGCTCCTGAGACTTTCGATCTTTTTGATGATATTGTATTGATATCAGAGGGTCAGATAGTATACCAGGGTCCACGTCACCATGTCCTTCCATTCTTTCAATCCTGTGGATTTAAATGTCCTGACAGAAAAGGAACTGCAGATTTCTTGCAAGAG GTTACTTCAAGGAAAGACCAAGAACAATATTGGGCAAACAGAGACATACAATACCGTTACATAACAGTAACCGAATTTGCAAACAAATTCAAAGAATTCCACATAGGAACACAGCTTCAAAACGAATTATCTATACCATTTGACAAGTCAACATCACACAGAGCATCACTTGTTTTCAAGAAATACACAGTTCCAACAATGGGACTTCTAAAAGCATGTTGGGACAAAGAATGGCTTTTGATTAAAAGAAACTCTTTTGTGTATATATTCAAGACAGTTCAAATATGCATTATTGCTGTTATATCAGCAACAGTGTTCTTAAGAAGTGAAATGCATAGAAGGAATGAGGAGGATGCTGCTGTTTATATTGGTGCTATTTTGTTTACTATGATCATGAATATGTTTAATGGTTTTTCTGAATTACCACTCACAATTGCAAGGCTTCCTGTGTTTTATAAGCATAGAGATCACCTTTTTCATCCTCCTTGGACTTATACCTTACCCAATTTTTTTCTAAGGATACCTATTTCCATTTTTGAGGCTATTGTTTGGGTTCTTATTACATATTACACTATTGGATTTGCACCTGAAGCTAGCAG GTTCTTCAAGCACTTGTTGTTGGTGTTTCTTGTTCAACAAATGGCAGCTGGTATGTTTAGGGTGATATCTGGAGTTTGTAGGACAATGATCATTTCCAACACTGGTGGATCCCTCGTGCTCCTTCTGGTTTTCTTACTTGGAGGCTTCATCCTTCCTAAAC GTGACATTCCAAATTGGTGGGTGTGGGGCTATTGGATTTCTCCACTGTCATATGCTTTCAATGCTTTTGCTGTGAATGAAATGCTTGCTCCAAGATGGAGTAAACCG TCTTCAGATGGTTCAACTTCATTAGGTGTGGCCACATTAAATAACTTCGATGTTTTTAATGATAAACAATGGTATTGGATTGGTGCATCAGCACTTCTGTGTTTCGCTATTCTATACAATGTTCTCTTCACCTTTGCACTAATGTACCTTAATC CTGTTGGAAAGAAACAAGCAATTATATCAGAAGAAAAAGCAAGTAAAATGGAAGGTGATGGAAATAACACAAGTAAATATGAAAGTAGTGGAATAAGAAGTGATGATCGAATACTTGAATCAGCCAATGGAGTTGCACCAAAGAGAGGAATGGTTCTTCCTTTTCGACCACTTGCAATGTCTTTTGATTGTGTTAATTACTATGTGGACATGCCAGCA GAAATGAAAGAGCAAGGAGTAACAAATGATAGGCTACAATTGCTTAGGGAAGTAACTGGTGCTTTTAGGCCTGGAGTTCTAACTGCTTTAATGGGAGTTAGTGGAGCTGGAAAGACAACTTTGATGGATGTTTTAGCTGGAAGGAAAACAGGTGGTTACATTGAAGGAGATTTTAGAATCTCTGGTTTCCCTAAGAATCAAGAAACTTTTGCAAGAATTTCTGGATACTGTGAACAAACTGATATCCATTCACCACAAGTTACTGTCAGAGAATCTGTCATTTACTCAGCTTTCCTTAGATTATCTAGGGAAGTAAATAAGGAGGAAAAAATG AGATTTGTGGATGAGGTAATGGATTTGGTAGAGCTGAATAATTTGAGAGATGCTATAGTTGGACTTCCAGGTGTTACAGGGTTGTCAACTGAACAAAGAAAAAGGCTAACAATAGCTGTTGAGCTTGTTGCTAATCCTTCAATCATTTTCATGGACGAACCTACTTCAGGTCTTGATGCAAGAGCAGCAGCAATTGTTATGAGGACAGTGAGAAACACTGTTGACACTGGAAGAACAGTTGTCTGCACAATTCATCAACCTAGTATTGATATCTTTGAAGCCTTTGATGAG TTGCTTTTGTTGAAGAGAGGAGGGCAAGTGATATACTCAGGACCATTGGGAAGAAATTCACACAAGATTATAGAATATTTTGag GAAATTCCAGGGGTCTCAAAAATTAAGGATAAGTACAACCCTGCTACATGGATGTTAGAGGTAAGCTCTACAGCATCTGAAGTTAGGCTTGGAATGGACTTTGCCGAATACTACAAAACATCATCATTATATCA GAGAAACAAAGCTCTTGTAAGTGAGTTAAGTACATCTCCTATTGGAGCAAAAGATCTATACTTCACCACTCAGTTTTCTCAATCCACTTGGGGACAATTTAAATCATGTATATGGAAGCAGTGGTTGACATATTGGAGGAGTCCAGATTACAATCTTGTTAGAATTTTCTTCACCTTGGCTGCAGCTCTCATGGTGGGGACAGTATTTTGGAGAGTTGGCAAGAAAAG GGACAGCTCAGCTGACTTGAACATGATTATAGGAGCATTGTATGGTTCTGTATTTTTTGTTGGTGTCAACAATTGCCAAACTGTTCAACCTGTAGTATCCGTTGAAAGAACTGTTTTCTATAGAGAAAGAGCTGCTGGAATGTATTCTGCTTTACCTTATGCTATTGCTCAG GTTGTTTGTGAAATACCGTATGTGTTTTTTGAAACTATATGTTTCTCATTCATAGTGTATTCTATGGTGGGCTTTGAATGGAAAGTAGAGAAGGTACTTTGGTTCTTCTTTGTGAGCTTCTTCTCCTTCTTGTACTTCACGTATTATGGGATGATGACAGTTTCCATAACACCAAATCACCAAGTAGCATCAATCTTTGGGGCAGCATTCTATGGACTCTTCAATCTCTTTTCTGGTTTCTTTATTCCAAGACCA AAAATTCCTAAATGGTGGGTTTGGTATTATTGGATTTGTCCAATGGCATGGACAGTGTATGGATTAATTGTGTCACAATATAGAGATGTGACAAAAGGCATAAATGTGCCTGGAGAGTCTCATGAAATTCCAATCAATAAGTATATTGAAGAACATTATGGTTTCAAAAATGATTTCATGGGGACAGTTGCTGCTGTTTTGATTGCTTTCGCTGTATTTTTTGCCTTTGTATTTGCCTTCTGCATCAAAGCACTGAACTTCCAAACTAgataa